From one Formosa sediminum genomic stretch:
- a CDS encoding arylsulfatase, with the protein MKKSKLITLLLAAGIVSSAFAQKKPNILVIMGDDIGWFNTSAYNSGMMGYTTPNIDRIAKEGIRFTDAYGQQSCTAGRAAFITGQSPKRTGLLKIGMPGDPMGLQKEDPTIAEMLKPLGYATGQFGKNHLGDLDEFLPTNHGFDEFFGNLYHLNAEEEPENSDYPKDPAFRKKYGPRGVIKSTADGKVEDTGPLTKKRMETIDEEFLTATKKFITKQAKAGKPFFTWFNSTRMHIFTHLPEEYDGATGLGIVADGYKQHDLHVGELLDLLDELGISENTIVIYTTDNGAEKFSWPDGGTNPFKGEKATTWEGGIRVPFTIRWPGNIEAGKVSNEMISLEDCFPTLLAAAGETDIKNKLLNGYKGFKVHLDGYNFLPYLTGNTEAGPRNEFFAFVDDGTLGALRYKRWKFHFSTQEHEGIDAWMQAQTPRKAPLIIDLFADPFEQAPESSSYYDDWLVRHMYVMVPVQKLVGDFMGTFKDYPVRQEPGSFTPRQ; encoded by the coding sequence ATGAAAAAAAGTAAACTTATTACACTCTTGCTCGCTGCGGGAATAGTCAGTTCAGCATTCGCACAAAAAAAGCCCAATATCTTAGTGATTATGGGAGACGATATTGGGTGGTTCAATACAAGTGCCTATAATAGTGGGATGATGGGATACACAACTCCAAATATAGATCGTATTGCAAAAGAAGGAATTCGGTTTACCGATGCTTACGGACAACAATCATGTACGGCAGGTCGTGCAGCTTTTATAACAGGGCAATCTCCAAAACGTACAGGCTTGCTTAAAATAGGTATGCCAGGTGACCCTATGGGGTTACAAAAAGAGGATCCTACAATTGCAGAAATGCTTAAACCTCTAGGGTATGCTACCGGACAATTTGGTAAAAATCACTTAGGAGATTTAGATGAATTTTTACCTACTAATCACGGGTTTGATGAGTTCTTTGGTAATTTATATCACTTGAATGCTGAAGAGGAACCTGAAAATTCAGATTATCCTAAAGATCCAGCATTCAGAAAAAAATATGGACCACGAGGTGTAATCAAATCTACTGCAGATGGTAAAGTTGAAGATACTGGGCCGTTAACCAAAAAACGTATGGAGACAATAGATGAAGAATTTTTAACAGCCACAAAAAAATTCATCACCAAGCAAGCTAAGGCAGGAAAACCATTTTTTACTTGGTTTAACTCTACACGTATGCACATATTTACTCATTTACCTGAAGAATATGATGGAGCTACTGGTCTCGGAATTGTTGCCGATGGATATAAACAACACGATTTACACGTGGGTGAATTATTAGACTTGTTAGATGAATTAGGGATCTCTGAAAATACAATTGTTATATACACTACAGATAATGGCGCTGAGAAATTTTCATGGCCTGATGGAGGAACTAACCCGTTTAAAGGTGAAAAAGCGACAACATGGGAAGGAGGAATCCGTGTGCCATTTACTATTCGTTGGCCAGGAAATATTGAGGCAGGTAAAGTTTCAAACGAAATGATCTCTTTAGAAGATTGCTTCCCTACCTTATTGGCCGCTGCTGGAGAAACAGATATAAAGAATAAATTGCTTAACGGATATAAAGGATTTAAAGTACATTTAGATGGTTATAACTTTTTACCATATTTAACCGGAAACACAGAAGCAGGACCTAGAAATGAATTTTTTGCTTTTGTAGATGATGGAACTTTAGGCGCTTTACGTTACAAACGCTGGAAATTTCATTTCTCGACTCAAGAGCATGAAGGGATAGATGCATGGATGCAAGCACAAACTCCAAGAAAAGCACCACTAATCATTGATTTATTTGCAGATCCGTTTGAGCAAGCTCCTGAATCTTCATCTTATTATGACGATTGGTTAGTAAGACATATGTATGTTATGGTACCTGTGCAAAAATTAGTAGGAGATTTTATGGGAACTTTTAAAGATTACCCTGTGCGTCAAGAACCTGGTAGTTTTACTCCAAGACAGTAA
- a CDS encoding sulfatase/phosphatase domain-containing protein gives MNKTFKKPPWYNGGFYFTTLEGSLRTPFLIRWPNHIPAGSVTNEIVHITDVMPTLADVAGYKVPTDRKIDGVNQMPLFLGETTTSAREGFPVYNGDNMFAYKWRNFKSHYYKHESMFDKPVKHNFPRIHDLLRDQKELYGISGGNGTTGAQNLTWILPAVTKQVLKFQATLKDEPPIILGTPEPYTPKK, from the coding sequence ATAAATAAAACATTTAAAAAGCCTCCATGGTATAATGGAGGCTTTTATTTTACCACTTTAGAGGGGTCTTTACGTACTCCTTTTTTAATACGTTGGCCTAATCACATACCTGCAGGCTCTGTAACTAATGAAATTGTTCATATTACAGACGTCATGCCAACTTTAGCAGATGTAGCCGGCTATAAAGTGCCAACAGATAGAAAAATAGATGGAGTAAACCAGATGCCGTTGTTTTTAGGAGAAACCACAACATCAGCTAGAGAAGGATTTCCGGTATATAATGGCGATAATATGTTCGCTTATAAATGGCGAAATTTTAAAAGTCATTATTATAAACATGAAAGTATGTTTGATAAACCTGTAAAACATAATTTTCCACGTATACATGATTTGTTAAGAGATCAAAAAGAACTCTACGGTATATCAGGTGGTAATGGTACTACAGGGGCACAAAACTTAACATGGATTTTACCAGCAGTAACAAAACAAGTGTTAAAGTTTCAAGCTACACTTAAAGACGAACCTCCTATAATTTTAGGAACACCAGAACCATATACTCCTAAAAAATAA
- a CDS encoding arylsulfatase produces the protein MKKSKLITLLLAAGLVTSAFAQKKPNILVLWGDDIGQSNISAYTMGLVGYRTPNIDRIADEGMIFTDYYSEQSCTAGRSTFILGQSVLRTGLSKVGMPGAAQGISEKDPTIAELLKPMGYVTGQFGKNHLGDRDEMLPTNHGFDEFYGNLYHLNAEEEPELRDYPDPKKFPNFRKKYGPRGVIHSTADGKIEDTGPLTKKRMETIDDESSDAAIAFIKKSVASGKPFFVWWNGTRMHFRTHVKPELKGISGQNEYGDGMVEHDMHIGKFLKVIDELGIADNTIVHYGTDNGPHKNTWPDAGINPFRGEKNTNWEGGWRTPAMVRWPGKIKAGSVSNEIMSGLDWMPTYLAAAGDSNIKEKLLTGYKANGKTFKVHLDGYNFLPYLTGKVENGPREELFYFSDDGELMALRYHDWKVTFMHQDSPGTLDTWSKPMVTTRIPWIYNLRRDPYEFATTTSNTYWDWYLDHVFLLLPASEYVAKFISTFEQYPPRMKAASFNLGDTMDALTEAGKK, from the coding sequence ATGAAAAAAAGTAAGCTTATCACACTGTTGCTTGCTGCTGGCTTAGTCACTTCAGCTTTCGCACAGAAAAAACCCAATATCCTTGTTCTATGGGGCGATGATATAGGACAATCTAACATTAGTGCCTATACCATGGGCTTAGTTGGATATCGAACACCAAACATCGATCGTATTGCCGACGAAGGCATGATTTTTACAGATTATTATTCAGAACAAAGTTGTACTGCAGGCCGGTCAACTTTTATCTTGGGGCAAAGTGTTTTGCGTACAGGATTAAGTAAAGTAGGTATGCCTGGTGCGGCTCAAGGGATTTCAGAAAAAGATCCTACCATAGCCGAATTATTAAAACCTATGGGATATGTAACAGGACAATTTGGTAAAAATCACTTAGGCGATCGTGACGAAATGCTTCCTACAAACCATGGTTTTGATGAGTTTTATGGGAACTTATATCATTTAAATGCTGAAGAAGAACCGGAGTTAAGAGATTATCCAGATCCTAAAAAATTCCCAAATTTCAGAAAGAAATATGGTCCACGTGGGGTTATTCATTCTACTGCCGACGGGAAAATTGAAGATACAGGACCTTTAACTAAAAAGCGAATGGAAACTATCGACGATGAATCGTCTGATGCAGCTATAGCCTTTATAAAAAAATCTGTCGCTTCTGGAAAGCCATTTTTTGTATGGTGGAATGGGACACGTATGCACTTTAGAACGCATGTAAAACCAGAGTTAAAGGGGATTTCTGGACAAAATGAGTATGGCGATGGAATGGTAGAACATGATATGCATATTGGTAAATTCTTGAAAGTTATAGACGAGTTAGGTATAGCAGATAATACAATTGTTCACTACGGGACAGATAATGGACCTCATAAAAACACTTGGCCAGATGCAGGAATTAATCCGTTTAGAGGTGAGAAAAACACCAATTGGGAAGGTGGTTGGAGAACCCCTGCTATGGTACGTTGGCCTGGTAAAATTAAAGCAGGTTCTGTGTCTAATGAAATCATGTCTGGTTTAGATTGGATGCCAACGTATTTAGCTGCTGCTGGAGATTCAAATATTAAAGAGAAATTATTAACAGGATACAAAGCAAATGGTAAAACCTTTAAAGTACATTTAGATGGTTATAACTTTTTACCATACTTAACAGGTAAAGTTGAAAATGGTCCGCGTGAAGAATTGTTTTACTTCTCTGATGATGGTGAATTAATGGCATTACGTTATCACGATTGGAAAGTAACTTTTATGCATCAAGACTCTCCAGGAACTTTAGATACTTGGTCTAAGCCTATGGTAACTACAAGAATTCCTTGGATTTATAATTTAAGAAGAGACCCTTACGAATTTGCTACTACGACATCTAATACGTATTGGGATTGGTATCTTGATCATGTGTTTTTATTATTACCAGCATCTGAATATGTGGCTAAATTTATTTCTACGTTTGAGCAATACCCTCCACGTATGAAAGCTGCAAGTTTTAATCTTGGTGATACCATGGATGCTTTAACTGAAGCAGGAAAAAAATAG
- the deoC gene encoding deoxyribose-phosphate aldolase, with product MNIAKYIDHTLLKSSATKKDIETLCKEAIAYNFYSVCVNSFYVPFVTQLLNTTAVKVCTTIGFPLGAVTTETKVFETNKAIEQGAEEIDMVLNVGMLRSGDFEYVYNDIKAVKSGMGDTTLKVILEISELTEQEIIKASELCIKAKADFIKTSTGFSTSGATLEAVKLMKETANGQAKVKASGGIRDLETTLAFIEAGADRIGSSSGVAIVKAYNTKA from the coding sequence ATGAATATCGCAAAATACATAGATCATACCTTATTAAAATCTTCGGCCACAAAAAAAGATATTGAAACCTTATGTAAAGAAGCCATAGCATATAATTTTTATTCGGTATGTGTTAATAGTTTTTACGTCCCATTTGTAACGCAATTATTAAATACTACAGCAGTTAAAGTTTGTACTACAATTGGGTTTCCACTAGGAGCCGTAACTACAGAAACTAAAGTTTTTGAAACCAATAAAGCGATAGAACAAGGTGCTGAAGAAATAGATATGGTGTTGAATGTAGGTATGCTAAGAAGCGGAGATTTTGAATACGTATATAACGACATAAAAGCAGTAAAATCTGGCATGGGAGACACTACTTTAAAGGTAATTCTTGAAATTAGTGAATTAACTGAACAGGAAATTATTAAGGCTAGTGAACTTTGTATAAAAGCTAAAGCCGATTTTATAAAAACATCTACAGGATTTTCTACTAGCGGAGCAACTCTTGAAGCTGTAAAATTAATGAAAGAGACTGCCAACGGCCAAGCTAAAGTAAAAGCCTCTGGAGGTATTAGAGATTTAGAAACTACCTTAGCTTTTATTGAAGCTGGAGCAGACCGTATCGGATCTTCGTCTGGAGTGGCTATTGTTAAAGCCTATAATACTAAGGCTTAA
- a CDS encoding adenine phosphoribosyltransferase produces MKTIESFIRDIHDFPKPGIVFKDLTPLLNNPEATNLCLQQLLTPLAHQRIDKVVGMEARGFFFGTLLAQKLNAGFIPVRKPGKLPYNTISETYALEYGSDTLEIHADAIQPGDRVLIHDDVLATGGTAEAVCKLVEKLGGAIVQCNFIMELEFLNGKDRLNKYSIASIIKY; encoded by the coding sequence ATGAAGACTATAGAATCCTTTATTCGAGATATACACGATTTTCCTAAACCAGGTATCGTATTTAAAGACTTAACCCCTTTATTAAATAACCCTGAAGCTACTAATTTATGTTTGCAGCAACTTTTAACACCATTAGCACATCAGCGTATTGATAAGGTTGTGGGTATGGAAGCTAGAGGTTTTTTCTTTGGAACATTATTGGCTCAGAAATTAAATGCAGGATTTATTCCTGTTAGAAAACCTGGTAAATTACCTTACAATACCATTTCAGAAACGTATGCTTTAGAGTATGGAAGTGATACCTTAGAAATTCATGCTGATGCAATACAACCTGGCGATCGAGTTTTAATTCATGACGATGTATTGGCTACAGGAGGTACCGCAGAAGCGGTTTGTAAATTAGTTGAAAAACTAGGTGGAGCTATTGTTCAATGTAATTTTATTATGGAATTGGAATTTTTAAATGGTAAAGACCGATTAAATAAATACAGTATAGCTTCTATTATTAAATATTAA
- a CDS encoding DUF58 domain-containing protein, protein MASKSNTDSVFLTLEHLLKFEWLNTVLNFKVGAQKSNSVLSGRYASRLRGRGLDFEEARPYVIGDDIRNIDWKVTAKTRVTHTKVFTEEKEKPAFIFVDQSPTMGFGSVNKTKAVIAGEIAAISAYKIMKGGDRVGGLVFKGEGYDLCTPKRDQRNMLQFFQHIVNANANIYNQKSFDFSEVLKGMIGKLQNIITHDYLVIIISDFYRYNPETIQYLSLLSQHNDVVLVKVFDPMEETLPKQKITLTNNVKQISIAKKSKRISENLKADFKTNYDGFKKEIEKYNMTLFKVNTVDPIEEQLIHVFTQYKPK, encoded by the coding sequence ATGGCTTCAAAATCGAATACAGACTCTGTTTTTTTAACGCTTGAGCATTTATTAAAGTTTGAGTGGCTTAATACTGTGCTTAACTTTAAAGTAGGTGCTCAAAAATCTAATAGTGTGCTTTCTGGTAGGTATGCTTCACGCTTACGCGGTAGAGGTTTAGATTTTGAAGAAGCAAGACCATATGTTATAGGTGATGATATTAGGAATATAGACTGGAAAGTAACCGCAAAAACCAGAGTTACTCATACCAAGGTATTTACGGAAGAAAAGGAAAAACCTGCCTTTATTTTTGTTGACCAATCGCCAACAATGGGTTTTGGTTCAGTAAATAAAACCAAAGCAGTAATTGCAGGAGAAATTGCAGCCATTTCGGCTTATAAAATCATGAAAGGTGGCGATCGTGTAGGTGGTTTAGTCTTTAAAGGCGAAGGTTATGATTTATGCACACCTAAACGTGACCAGCGTAACATGTTACAGTTTTTTCAGCATATAGTAAATGCTAATGCCAATATTTATAATCAGAAATCTTTCGATTTTTCTGAAGTCTTAAAAGGTATGATTGGTAAACTCCAAAATATCATCACACACGATTATTTAGTTATTATTATCAGTGACTTTTACCGTTATAATCCAGAGACTATTCAATATTTAAGTTTATTGTCTCAACATAATGATGTTGTATTGGTTAAGGTCTTCGACCCGATGGAAGAAACTTTACCAAAGCAAAAAATCACTTTAACAAATAATGTGAAACAAATAAGTATTGCAAAAAAATCTAAGCGGATATCAGAGAATTTAAAAGCCGATTTTAAAACTAATTATGATGGTTTTAAAAAAGAAATAGAAAAATATAATATGACCTTGTTTAAGGTGAATACAGTAGACCCAATTGAAGAACAATTAATTCATGTGTTTACACAATATAAACCTAAATAG
- a CDS encoding DUF4381 domain-containing protein, producing the protein MYAFVTHSLVLVQDSSLDVSMGEIIEPTPVPFSFDTLGWKIVFVLLVLVLFYIGYRVYKNYKKKQYLRDAIAHIDELKKQSDLGVAAYINAVMFQLKETALHTFGRSEVAGLYGRDWLQFLDKKVKGANFEADETLILDAVYKHEVEEPTAFNKEVFSNKSINWIKQHAR; encoded by the coding sequence ATGTACGCATTTGTAACACATAGTTTAGTTTTGGTTCAGGATTCTTCTCTAGATGTGAGTATGGGGGAAATCATAGAGCCAACACCCGTGCCTTTTAGTTTTGATACACTTGGGTGGAAAATTGTATTTGTTTTACTGGTTTTAGTTTTGTTTTATATCGGTTACAGAGTGTATAAAAATTACAAAAAGAAGCAGTATTTACGCGATGCGATAGCGCACATAGATGAATTAAAAAAACAATCTGATTTGGGCGTAGCTGCATATATAAATGCAGTTATGTTTCAATTAAAAGAAACCGCCTTGCATACTTTTGGACGGTCGGAAGTTGCTGGTTTATATGGCCGTGATTGGTTGCAGTTTTTAGATAAAAAAGTAAAAGGCGCTAATTTTGAAGCAGACGAAACGCTTATTCTAGACGCGGTGTATAAACATGAAGTTGAAGAACCCACAGCTTTTAATAAAGAAGTATTTAGTAATAAAAGTATTAATTGGATAAAACAGCATGCCAGATAA
- a CDS encoding YiiX/YebB-like N1pC/P60 family cysteine hydrolase has protein sequence MKPLLINLSFLTFTLLLCNCSSHPDFKLKEGDLLFQDVDCGPFCDAIEAVTEGYNNYNFSHVGLVMQDTNGDLKVMEAVSQGVILTPIDSFLSRSSDIHHRPKVIVGRLKSEFTHLIPETIAFIHSKMNAKYDPYFDIDNDKYYCSELIHLAFKAANKNQPIFNETPMTFIAPDTQNTYAIWETYFKELNYTIPEGQPGLNPGGMSCSTHLDIVHKYGEPTKSALE, from the coding sequence ATGAAACCCCTACTAATTAATCTCTCATTTTTAACATTTACGTTACTCTTGTGTAATTGTAGTTCGCACCCCGATTTTAAACTTAAGGAAGGAGATTTATTATTTCAAGATGTAGATTGTGGCCCTTTTTGCGATGCTATAGAAGCCGTTACAGAAGGGTATAATAATTATAATTTCTCGCATGTAGGCTTGGTAATGCAAGATACAAACGGCGATTTAAAAGTTATGGAAGCAGTTAGTCAAGGTGTTATTTTAACTCCGATAGATTCTTTTTTAAGCAGAAGTAGCGATATACATCATAGGCCTAAAGTTATTGTAGGTAGGTTAAAATCTGAATTTACCCACTTAATTCCTGAAACTATAGCATTTATTCACTCTAAAATGAATGCTAAATATGACCCTTATTTTGATATTGATAACGATAAATATTACTGCTCAGAACTTATTCATTTAGCTTTTAAGGCTGCAAATAAAAATCAGCCCATATTTAATGAAACCCCAATGACTTTTATTGCTCCAGACACCCAAAACACCTATGCTATTTGGGAAACCTATTTTAAAGAATTAAACTACACCATTCCAGAAGGACAACCTGGATTAAATCCAGGAGGAATGTCTTGCTCTACCCATTTAGATATAGTACATAAATATGGTGAACCTACAAAAAGTGCTTTAGAATAA
- a CDS encoding AAA family ATPase, producing the protein MTAYQAVTALKQEMSKDIIGQQDLIDRLILVLLANGNMLLEGLPGLAKTRAIKTLSKHLDCDLSRIQFTADLLPTDITGTEIYQPDSEEKFIFQKGPIFSNLILADEINRAPAKVQSALLEAMEERQVTVAGNTYAMDPLFMVMATQNPIEQEGTYPLPEAQMDRFIMHVVIDYPDDASELGILRLNKQEQSAASKANAVVPETISPQHIFDARNEINTIKVTEELEKYMVSLISATRYPERFDKGLAEWIDFGASPRGTIALDRCSRVNAWMNGKDFVSPDNIQAVIKDVLRHRIALSYKARAEGVTTNQVIDKILEVVAVVA; encoded by the coding sequence ATGACTGCATATCAAGCCGTTACTGCCTTAAAACAGGAAATGTCTAAAGACATTATTGGGCAACAAGACCTTATAGATCGTTTAATTTTGGTGTTATTGGCCAATGGTAATATGCTTTTAGAAGGCTTGCCAGGTTTGGCTAAGACCAGAGCCATAAAGACTTTGTCTAAACACTTAGATTGCGATTTAAGTCGTATTCAATTCACAGCAGACTTATTACCAACAGATATAACAGGGACCGAGATTTATCAACCAGATTCTGAAGAAAAGTTTATTTTCCAAAAAGGGCCTATCTTTAGTAATCTCATTTTAGCCGATGAAATTAACCGTGCTCCAGCTAAAGTGCAATCGGCACTTTTGGAAGCTATGGAAGAACGTCAGGTTACGGTTGCGGGTAATACTTATGCCATGGACCCATTGTTTATGGTAATGGCAACACAAAACCCTATTGAGCAAGAAGGAACGTATCCGTTACCTGAAGCACAAATGGACCGTTTTATTATGCATGTGGTTATTGATTATCCAGATGATGCTTCAGAATTAGGTATTCTTCGTTTAAATAAACAAGAACAATCTGCAGCTTCTAAAGCAAATGCTGTTGTACCAGAAACCATCTCTCCTCAGCATATTTTTGATGCACGTAACGAGATTAATACCATAAAAGTAACCGAAGAACTCGAGAAATATATGGTGAGTTTAATTTCTGCTACGCGTTATCCAGAACGATTTGATAAAGGATTAGCAGAATGGATTGACTTTGGAGCGAGTCCGCGTGGGACTATCGCTTTAGACCGTTGTAGCCGTGTGAATGCATGGATGAATGGTAAAGATTTTGTGTCTCCAGATAATATACAAGCAGTTATTAAAGATGTATTAAGACATCGTATTGCATTAAGCTACAAAGCCCGTGCAGAAGGTGTTACAACAAATCAGGTGATAGATAAGATTTTGGAAGTTGTAGCTGTAGTTGCGTAA
- a CDS encoding PAS domain-containing protein codes for MFKIKASKLPLDSIFNQDLVNCLPGIFYLYEVKNGTAFLKRWNDKHEIVTRWSKKEMLDADLISFIDDSSREYIEKCFIKLIETGSIKNVYGNILTKTGEVIPHVFEGYRFDIDDTIYFMGMGMDISDLVSARDQIKLLEFQKKKNEKELFSVALQGQKKEELLKKVLVKLEDIEENISNKTNANAIKSLTKEIKSHFHFQDNWDVFKKMFNEIHYDFFSLLKKKHPTLTKGELKYCAYLKIQMGTTEICNIMNISKEGLIKKRYRLKKKLGLPKHESIDLYLTIF; via the coding sequence ATGTTTAAAATTAAAGCTTCAAAATTACCTTTAGATTCAATATTCAATCAAGATCTAGTAAACTGTTTACCTGGGATCTTTTATTTATATGAAGTAAAAAATGGCACAGCATTTTTAAAACGATGGAATGATAAACATGAAATTGTAACGCGTTGGAGTAAAAAAGAAATGTTAGATGCTGATCTAATTAGTTTTATAGACGACTCATCTAGAGAATATATTGAAAAGTGTTTCATTAAATTAATTGAAACCGGGAGCATAAAAAATGTTTACGGAAATATTTTAACCAAAACAGGTGAGGTAATCCCGCATGTTTTTGAGGGATATCGCTTTGATATAGACGACACCATTTACTTTATGGGAATGGGTATGGATATCTCTGATTTAGTGAGTGCTAGAGACCAAATTAAATTATTAGAATTTCAGAAAAAGAAAAATGAAAAGGAATTATTCTCAGTAGCTTTACAAGGACAAAAAAAAGAAGAATTACTTAAAAAAGTGCTGGTAAAATTAGAAGATATTGAAGAAAATATATCAAATAAAACCAATGCTAACGCAATAAAATCACTCACTAAAGAAATTAAATCTCATTTTCATTTTCAAGATAATTGGGATGTATTTAAAAAAATGTTTAATGAAATTCATTATGATTTTTTTAGCCTCCTCAAGAAAAAACACCCCACGCTAACTAAAGGAGAATTAAAATACTGCGCATATTTAAAAATCCAGATGGGAACTACAGAAATATGTAATATAATGAACATTTCAAAAGAAGGTTTAATCAAAAAGAGATATCGTTTAAAGAAAAAACTAGGTTTGCCTAAACACGAGAGTATAGATTTGTATTTAACAATTTTTTAA
- a CDS encoding arylsulfatase, which translates to MKKNKFFTMLLVGLATAAFAQKKPNIVVFWGDDVGMWNISAYHNGMMGGTTPNIDRIANEGALFTDHYAQQSCTAGRASFILGQHPFRTGLLTIGMPGSEHGINSADPTIAELLKPLGYSSGQFGKNHLGDRDEHLPTNHGFDEFFGNLYHLNAEEEPETEFYPKDPEFKKKYGPRGVLKSTADGKVEDTGPLTSKRMETADSEFIDAALKFIEKNAKAKKPFFAWVNSTRTHVWTHLSDKYLHKSGYGLYADAMMELDDGVGRVLDKLDELGIEDNTIVVFSTDNGAEKFTFPDGGTIPFRGEKGTTWEGGFRVPAMVKWPGHIKPGTVINDIFSQEDWMPTLLAAAGNPNVKEELLKGKSYAGKTFKAHLDGYNQLPLLTGELKKGEGKRHEIFYFDAAGNLNALRYDDWKLHFSIMEGSINEAYRKSPSWPIILNLRNDPFEVSMDAALYIRNYADQMWMMVPAQNYVGKFLSTFKEFPPRKGSSLSIDKVIQTLQTPTRN; encoded by the coding sequence ATGAAAAAAAACAAATTCTTTACAATGTTGTTAGTTGGTTTGGCCACAGCAGCATTCGCCCAGAAAAAGCCCAATATCGTGGTATTTTGGGGAGACGATGTAGGAATGTGGAACATTAGCGCATACCATAATGGTATGATGGGTGGAACAACTCCAAACATTGATCGTATTGCAAATGAAGGAGCGTTATTTACAGACCACTACGCACAACAATCTTGTACTGCAGGTCGTGCATCTTTTATTTTAGGACAACACCCATTTAGAACAGGGTTGCTTACTATTGGTATGCCAGGTTCTGAACATGGTATTAATTCAGCAGACCCAACAATTGCAGAATTACTTAAGCCACTTGGATATTCAAGCGGACAGTTTGGTAAAAACCACTTAGGTGACCGTGACGAGCACTTACCAACAAACCATGGTTTTGATGAGTTTTTCGGAAACTTATATCACTTAAATGCTGAGGAAGAGCCAGAAACAGAATTCTATCCTAAAGATCCTGAATTCAAGAAAAAATACGGACCAAGAGGTGTTCTTAAATCTACTGCCGATGGTAAAGTAGAAGATACGGGACCATTAACGTCTAAGAGAATGGAAACTGCAGATAGCGAATTCATCGATGCTGCTTTAAAGTTTATCGAGAAAAATGCTAAGGCCAAAAAGCCATTCTTTGCTTGGGTAAACTCTACACGTACTCACGTATGGACGCATTTATCTGATAAGTATTTACACAAATCTGGTTACGGTTTATATGCCGATGCTATGATGGAATTAGACGATGGTGTTGGTCGTGTATTAGATAAATTAGACGAGTTAGGTATTGAAGATAACACTATTGTTGTATTCTCTACAGATAACGGTGCTGAGAAGTTTACATTCCCTGACGGTGGTACAATTCCATTTAGAGGAGAAAAAGGAACAACTTGGGAAGGTGGATTTAGAGTGCCTGCTATGGTAAAATGGCCAGGTCACATTAAACCAGGAACTGTTATTAACGATATCTTTTCTCAAGAAGACTGGATGCCTACGTTATTAGCAGCAGCAGGTAACCCTAATGTAAAAGAAGAATTATTAAAAGGAAAATCTTACGCAGGTAAAACCTTTAAGGCGCACTTAGATGGATACAACCAATTACCATTATTAACAGGTGAACTTAAAAAAGGAGAAGGTAAGAGACATGAGATCTTTTATTTTGATGCTGCAGGAAACTTAAACGCATTACGTTACGACGATTGGAAATTACACTTCTCTATTATGGAAGGTTCTATTAACGAAGCGTATAGAAAGTCTCCATCTTGGCCAATTATCTTAAACTTAAGAAACGACCCGTTTGAAGTATCTATGGACGCTGCATTATACATAAGAAACTATGCAGACCAAATGTGGATGATGGTACCAGCTCAAAATTATGTTGGTAAATTCTTAAGTACATTTAAAGAATTCCCTCCAAGAAAAGGAAGCTCTTTAAGTATTGATAAAGTCATCCAAACATTACAAACACCTACAAGAAATTAA